The Aeromicrobium senzhongii genome includes a window with the following:
- a CDS encoding GNAT family N-acetyltransferase — protein MSDGSRPTIHVVAAFTTDADGRILMVRKSGSEIFMQPGGKPEPGEQPVEALVRELAEELLIDVDPDDLAAWGRFEADAANEPGHHLVADVFALGLDREVTAAAEIAEARWFTRDEARVLGDRLAPLARRMLELPPTRSQFRPFRFTEPIETARLRLRPITVNDVDAFHEYQSREDVARFMLFEPRSREEMAAKVAEWSSHTALERDGDYLEIPVELRTGGRMIGHLYLSLRSVDHLTAEIGWGLHPDFQGQGFAEEGARALLQLAFERMRLHRVVAELDPRNDASVALCRRLGMREEAHFRQDMWFKGDWADTGIYAVLAEEFSAR, from the coding sequence ATGAGCGACGGCAGCAGGCCGACCATCCACGTCGTGGCGGCATTCACGACCGATGCGGACGGCCGGATCCTCATGGTCCGCAAGAGCGGATCCGAGATCTTCATGCAGCCCGGTGGCAAGCCCGAGCCCGGCGAGCAGCCGGTGGAGGCCCTGGTGCGCGAGCTCGCCGAGGAGCTGCTGATCGACGTCGATCCGGACGACCTTGCGGCGTGGGGACGCTTCGAGGCCGACGCCGCGAACGAGCCGGGCCACCACCTCGTCGCCGACGTCTTCGCCCTGGGCCTCGACCGCGAGGTCACCGCCGCGGCCGAGATCGCCGAGGCGCGCTGGTTCACCCGGGACGAGGCTCGCGTCCTGGGCGATCGCCTGGCGCCGTTGGCGCGCCGGATGCTGGAGCTGCCGCCGACCCGCTCGCAGTTCCGGCCCTTCCGCTTCACCGAGCCGATCGAGACGGCGCGGCTGCGGTTGCGACCGATCACGGTGAACGACGTGGACGCCTTCCACGAGTACCAGTCCCGCGAGGACGTCGCCCGCTTCATGCTGTTCGAGCCGCGAAGCCGCGAGGAGATGGCCGCCAAGGTGGCGGAGTGGTCGTCGCACACCGCGCTCGAGCGCGACGGTGACTACCTGGAGATTCCCGTCGAGCTCCGCACCGGCGGACGCATGATCGGACACCTCTATCTGAGCCTGCGCAGCGTTGACCACCTCACCGCCGAGATCGGCTGGGGCCTCCATCCGGACTTCCAGGGGCAGGGGTTCGCCGAGGAGGGTGCCCGTGCGCTGCTCCAGCTCGCTTTCGAGCGGATGCGCCTGCACCGCGTCGTCGCCGAGCTGGATCCGCGCAACGACGCCTCGGTCGCACTGTGCCGGCGCCTCGGCATGCGCGAGGAGGCTCACTTCCGTCAGGACATGTGGTTCAAGGGCGACTGGGCCGACACCGGGATCTACGCGGTGCTGGCCGAGGAGTTCTCGGCCCGCTGA
- a CDS encoding MMPL family transporter: protein MNRQAAGWITHRWAKWVVLVVMLLFIGALGSFASKLTSVQDNDVAAWLPDDAESTQVIKKAGAFYDEESVPAIVMLSSSERLGPQDLAAAQAVSREIAALEDVPLGEITPPIPSRDGQAIELVVPMTLDDDSWEKLPDWIDEIRDASESGIADTDLQVDIGGPAALSADQAESFAGIDGILLLSAVGVVVVMLLLTYRSPILWLIPLFCGLMSVFASQGLVYLLAKYGGLTVNGQSAGILSVLVLGAGIDYALLVVARYREELRRYEDRHEAMAHALHRAAPAIIASGGTVVIGLLCLLFAQMNSTAGLGPVGAAGIAVSLLIMLVLLPALLVIFGRWVFWPFIPHFGDPERTDRGFWSGVGRRIAKAPRVVWVVTTLVLVALSFGVVKLDATGLSNEEAFTSTPDSVIAEERIAEHFPAGAGDPVQVIATADGAPQVRSALASVEGVDPATVTPPRTKGDVSYIEATLSMPSDSSAAQDAIEDIRDAVGAVDGADALVGGNTALNLDVQQASAADNRLIIPIILVVVLLVLMILLRSVAAPVILLVTVVLSFAAALGISALVFRYVFDFAGADSSFPLFAFVFLVALGIDYNIFLMTRVREEALVHGTRRGALIGLAATGGVITSAGLVLAGTFSALATLPVVFLAELGFAVAIGVLLDTIIVRSVLVTALNLDIGPRIWWPSALWRTDGQRAENSSASTA, encoded by the coding sequence ATGAATCGTCAGGCGGCAGGGTGGATCACGCATCGGTGGGCCAAATGGGTGGTCCTGGTCGTCATGCTGCTGTTCATCGGCGCCCTCGGCTCGTTCGCCAGCAAGCTCACCAGCGTGCAGGACAACGACGTCGCGGCCTGGCTCCCGGACGACGCCGAGTCGACCCAAGTGATCAAGAAGGCCGGGGCCTTCTACGACGAGGAGAGCGTCCCGGCGATCGTCATGCTGTCGTCCTCGGAGCGGCTCGGCCCGCAGGACCTCGCCGCGGCCCAGGCCGTCTCTCGTGAGATCGCGGCCCTGGAGGACGTGCCCCTCGGGGAGATCACTCCCCCGATCCCCAGCCGCGACGGCCAGGCCATCGAGCTGGTCGTGCCGATGACGCTCGACGACGACTCCTGGGAGAAGCTTCCGGACTGGATCGACGAGATCCGCGACGCGTCGGAGTCCGGGATCGCCGACACCGACCTGCAGGTCGACATCGGCGGACCCGCCGCCCTGAGCGCGGACCAGGCGGAGTCGTTCGCGGGGATCGACGGCATCCTGCTGCTGTCGGCGGTGGGCGTCGTGGTCGTGATGCTGCTGCTGACCTACCGCAGCCCGATCCTGTGGCTGATCCCGCTGTTCTGCGGCCTGATGAGCGTGTTCGCCTCCCAGGGACTGGTCTACCTGCTGGCGAAGTACGGCGGCCTGACCGTCAACGGGCAGAGCGCCGGCATCCTGAGCGTCCTGGTCCTGGGCGCGGGTATCGACTACGCCCTGCTCGTCGTCGCGAGGTACCGCGAGGAGCTGCGCCGGTACGAGGACCGCCACGAGGCGATGGCCCATGCCCTGCACCGGGCCGCACCGGCCATCATCGCCAGCGGCGGCACGGTCGTCATCGGACTGCTGTGCCTGCTGTTCGCCCAGATGAACTCGACCGCCGGACTCGGACCGGTGGGCGCGGCGGGCATCGCCGTGTCACTGCTGATCATGCTGGTGCTCCTGCCCGCGCTCCTGGTCATCTTCGGCCGCTGGGTCTTCTGGCCGTTCATCCCGCACTTCGGCGATCCCGAGCGCACGGACCGGGGCTTCTGGTCCGGCGTGGGCCGCCGCATCGCCAAGGCGCCCCGCGTCGTGTGGGTCGTCACGACCCTCGTCCTGGTGGCGCTCTCGTTCGGTGTCGTGAAGCTCGACGCGACGGGCCTGAGCAACGAGGAGGCGTTCACCAGCACGCCGGACTCGGTCATCGCCGAGGAGCGGATCGCCGAGCACTTCCCGGCCGGCGCAGGCGACCCCGTCCAGGTGATCGCCACCGCCGACGGCGCGCCGCAGGTGCGCTCGGCACTGGCCAGCGTCGAAGGCGTCGACCCGGCCACGGTGACGCCGCCGCGGACCAAGGGCGACGTGTCCTACATCGAGGCGACCCTGTCGATGCCCAGCGACTCCTCCGCGGCTCAGGACGCCATCGAGGACATCCGCGACGCGGTCGGCGCAGTCGACGGCGCCGACGCCCTCGTCGGCGGCAACACGGCGCTCAACCTGGACGTCCAGCAGGCCTCGGCGGCCGACAACCGCCTCATCATCCCGATCATCCTCGTGGTGGTCCTGCTCGTGCTGATGATCCTGCTGCGCTCCGTGGCCGCGCCGGTGATCCTGCTGGTCACCGTCGTGCTGTCCTTCGCCGCCGCGCTGGGCATCAGCGCGCTCGTGTTCCGGTACGTGTTCGACTTCGCCGGAGCGGACTCGTCGTTCCCGCTGTTCGCGTTCGTGTTCCTCGTCGCGCTGGGTATCGACTACAACATCTTCCTGATGACCCGGGTGCGCGAGGAGGCTCTCGTGCACGGCACCCGCCGCGGCGCGCTCATCGGCCTGGCGGCGACCGGCGGCGTGATCACCTCGGCAGGGCTCGTGCTGGCGGGCACGTTCTCGGCACTGGCGACGCTGCCGGTCGTGTTCCTGGCCGAGCTGGGCTTCGCGGTGGCCATCGGCGTCCTGCTCGACACGATCATCGTGCGCTCGGTGCTGGTGACGGCGCTGAACCTCGACATCGGCCCGCGGATCTGGTGGCCGAGCGCCCTCTGGCGCACCGACGGTCAGCGGGCCGAGAACTCCTCGGCCAGCACCGCGTAG
- a CDS encoding bifunctional folylpolyglutamate synthase/dihydrofolate synthase, whose amino-acid sequence MRPTYPDVELALLSRWPETRLEPSLDRIRAVCELMGDPQNAQPVIQLTGTNGKTSTSRMIDALLRALDLRTGRFTSPHLQRINERICIDGEPLSDDLFVDAYADVAVYADLVDQNQPHRLSFFEMLVAMGYAAFADAPVDVAVVEVGMGGAWDATSVADAAVAVITPIDVDHASYLGDTPADIAVEKSGIIKPGTRTVLASQSEEVLEVMLGRANEVGSLLVLEGADFGVESRTTAVGGQLFTIQGVKGRYEDILLPLHGAFQARNAALALAAVEVFTGEAQLDPDLVRAGFGAVTSPGRLEVVRRSPTVVLDAAHNPHGVRAMVESLTDEFAFSPLIGVVGIMADKDAEEILRELEPVVAHLICTQNSTERSLAAGDLAEIAASVFGADRVEVVPRLDDALERAISFADAPGEEFGDSIGSAGVLVTGSVVTVGEARTLLRGGEGGAA is encoded by the coding sequence ATGAGGCCCACCTACCCCGATGTCGAGCTCGCCCTGCTGTCCCGTTGGCCCGAGACCCGGCTCGAGCCGTCGCTCGACCGGATCCGTGCCGTGTGTGAGCTGATGGGCGATCCGCAGAACGCGCAACCGGTCATCCAGCTGACCGGCACCAACGGCAAGACCTCGACCAGCCGCATGATCGATGCGCTGCTGCGCGCCCTCGACCTGCGCACCGGCCGCTTCACCAGCCCGCACCTGCAGCGCATCAACGAGCGCATCTGCATCGACGGCGAGCCGCTCAGCGACGACCTCTTCGTCGACGCCTACGCCGATGTCGCCGTCTACGCGGACCTGGTCGACCAGAACCAGCCGCACCGGCTGAGCTTCTTCGAGATGCTCGTCGCGATGGGCTACGCCGCGTTCGCCGACGCGCCCGTCGACGTCGCGGTCGTCGAGGTGGGCATGGGCGGCGCATGGGACGCCACGAGCGTCGCCGACGCCGCGGTCGCGGTCATCACCCCCATCGACGTGGACCATGCCTCCTACCTGGGCGACACGCCGGCCGACATCGCCGTCGAGAAGTCCGGGATCATCAAGCCCGGCACCCGCACCGTCCTGGCCTCGCAGTCCGAGGAGGTCCTCGAGGTCATGCTCGGCCGCGCCAACGAGGTGGGTTCCCTGCTCGTGCTCGAGGGCGCCGACTTCGGCGTCGAGTCGCGCACCACCGCCGTGGGCGGCCAGCTGTTCACGATCCAGGGCGTCAAGGGACGCTACGAGGACATCCTGCTGCCGCTGCACGGCGCCTTCCAGGCCCGCAATGCGGCGCTCGCCCTGGCGGCGGTCGAGGTGTTCACCGGCGAGGCCCAGCTCGACCCCGACCTGGTGCGCGCCGGTTTCGGCGCGGTGACGTCGCCCGGACGGCTCGAGGTCGTCCGGCGCAGCCCCACCGTCGTCCTCGATGCGGCACACAACCCGCACGGCGTGCGGGCGATGGTCGAGTCGCTCACCGACGAGTTCGCCTTCAGCCCGCTGATCGGGGTCGTCGGGATCATGGCCGACAAGGACGCCGAGGAGATCCTGCGCGAGCTCGAGCCCGTCGTGGCGCACCTCATCTGCACGCAGAACAGCACCGAGCGCTCGCTCGCGGCCGGCGACCTCGCCGAGATCGCCGCCAGCGTGTTCGGGGCCGATCGGGTCGAGGTCGTGCCTCGCCTCGACGACGCGCTCGAGCGGGCGATCTCGTTCGCCGATGCGCCGGGCGAGGAGTTCGGCGACTCGATCGGCTCGGCTGGCGTCCTGGTCACCGGCTCGGTCGTGACCGTCGGCGAGGCGCGCACCCTGCTGCGCGGCGGAGAGGGCGGTGCAGCATGA
- a CDS encoding DUF4233 domain-containing protein — protein MCATMLTLQAIILGLSIPVMIAVQDVEPLTASLLGGGLAVLCLVTAGLLRQPWAYWIGHAIQVATIALGFLVPIMFFIGLMFAALWLGAFFLGRKIEADKARWAAAGE, from the coding sequence ATGTGCGCGACGATGCTGACGCTGCAGGCCATCATCCTGGGCCTGTCCATCCCCGTGATGATCGCGGTGCAGGACGTCGAGCCGCTCACAGCGTCGCTGCTCGGCGGTGGACTGGCGGTGCTGTGCCTCGTCACGGCGGGCCTGTTGCGCCAGCCGTGGGCCTACTGGATCGGCCACGCCATCCAGGTCGCCACCATCGCCCTGGGCTTCCTCGTCCCGATCATGTTCTTCATCGGCCTGATGTTCGCGGCGCTGTGGCTCGGGGCGTTCTTCCTCGGGCGCAAGATCGAGGCGGACAAGGCACGCTGGGCCGCAGCCGGCGAGTAG
- a CDS encoding metallophosphoesterase family protein, whose protein sequence is MARVLVVADEISPVIHDAGVRRMRPDVVLGAGDLPWDYLEFLSSMLDVPVVFVPGNHDPEVDAPLSGFRGWLTGNGLPQEDPRPLGGTNADESIIDVAGLRIAGLGGSIRYNDGPNQYTQEEFTKRARRLLRVAAKRGGGVDVLLTHAPPRGLGDGDDPPHHGFEALHEVIETLKPTWHLHGHIHPYGQPQPDRTLGSTTIRNVVPYRLMEIEPHLQSVEGHG, encoded by the coding sequence ATGGCGCGTGTCCTCGTGGTTGCAGACGAGATCTCGCCGGTGATCCATGACGCCGGCGTGCGGCGGATGCGCCCGGACGTCGTTCTCGGCGCGGGCGACCTGCCGTGGGACTACCTGGAGTTCCTCTCCTCGATGCTCGACGTGCCGGTCGTGTTCGTGCCGGGCAACCACGACCCCGAGGTCGACGCCCCGCTGTCGGGATTCCGCGGCTGGTTGACCGGCAACGGCCTGCCCCAGGAGGACCCGCGTCCGCTCGGCGGGACGAACGCCGACGAGTCGATCATCGACGTGGCCGGACTGCGCATCGCCGGGCTCGGCGGCAGCATCCGCTACAACGACGGCCCGAACCAGTACACCCAGGAAGAGTTCACCAAGCGCGCCAGGCGGTTGCTCAGGGTGGCTGCCAAGCGCGGAGGCGGGGTCGACGTGCTGCTGACCCATGCGCCGCCCCGAGGGCTCGGCGACGGCGACGACCCGCCGCACCACGGCTTCGAGGCGCTGCACGAGGTCATCGAGACGCTCAAGCCCACGTGGCACCTCCACGGGCACATCCATCCGTACGGTCAGCCCCAGCCCGACCGGACCCTGGGGTCCACCACCATCCGCAACGTCGTGCCCTACCGGCTCATGGAGATCGAGCCGCACCTCCAGTCGGTGGAGGGCCATGGCTGA
- a CDS encoding chromosome partitioning protein ParB: MADSGSPRIDAESDFLRSRRLQTLSSLAAMLRGDRDTTKALSFDEVADALGRRGERRVGLQLIPLDAIIGSVDKVRDFDRRFRPTSDRSRARWERIARASRIGEEIPPIDVYKLGDYYFVRDGHHRVSVARALHLRLIEAEVTEVQTLLEPRDIGRRTDLEMKHWRKLFLQRVPLEPRIRGAVTVTDPFAYGLLAEMVEAWGARCMQAEGQFMDKQTMARRWLDEEFLPVLQLVADAGLKGEDETDADAYIRIAGERYRLIGEHLWDRDIMAEVAKRRGRRSSRRRT; the protein is encoded by the coding sequence ATGGCTGATTCAGGGTCCCCGCGGATCGACGCCGAGAGCGACTTCCTGCGCTCCCGGCGCCTGCAGACCCTGTCGTCATTGGCGGCGATGCTGCGCGGTGACCGCGACACGACCAAGGCGCTCTCGTTCGACGAGGTCGCCGATGCGCTGGGCCGGCGGGGTGAACGGCGCGTGGGGCTGCAGCTGATCCCGCTCGACGCGATCATCGGGTCGGTCGACAAGGTGCGCGACTTCGATCGTCGGTTCCGGCCCACCTCGGACCGCAGCCGGGCCCGTTGGGAGCGCATCGCCCGGGCCAGCCGGATCGGCGAGGAGATCCCGCCGATCGACGTCTACAAGCTGGGCGACTACTACTTCGTGCGCGACGGCCACCACCGCGTGTCGGTCGCCCGCGCCCTGCACCTGCGGCTCATCGAGGCCGAGGTCACCGAGGTCCAGACGCTGCTCGAGCCCCGCGACATCGGCCGGCGCACCGACCTGGAGATGAAGCACTGGCGCAAACTGTTCCTGCAGCGCGTGCCGCTCGAACCGAGGATCCGCGGAGCCGTCACCGTCACGGACCCCTTCGCCTACGGCCTGCTCGCCGAGATGGTCGAGGCCTGGGGTGCGCGCTGCATGCAGGCCGAGGGCCAGTTCATGGACAAGCAGACGATGGCCCGCCGCTGGCTGGACGAGGAGTTCCTGCCGGTCCTGCAACTGGTCGCCGACGCCGGACTGAAGGGCGAGGACGAGACCGACGCCGACGCCTACATCCGCATCGCGGGGGAGCGGTACCGCCTCATCGGGGAGCACCTGTGGGACCGCGACATCATGGCCGAGGTCGCCAAGCGGCGTGGGCGTCGCTCCTCGCGCCGCCGGACCTGA
- a CDS encoding ABC transporter ATP-binding protein — protein MAEIVLDHVNKRYPDGALAVEDFNLTIADGEFIILVGPSGCGKSTTLNMIAGLEDITTGELKIDGTVVNDKAPKDRDIAMVFQSYALYPHMTVYENMAFPLTLAGMDKAEIKEKVMEAARMLELEAHLDRKPSNLSGGQRQRVAMGRAIVRNPKAFLMDEPLSNLDAKLRVQMRTQVARIQKNLGTTTVYVTHDQTEAMTLGDRVVVMRAGKIQQVGSPAELYDNPVNLFVAGFIGSPSMNFLPATIEGDTLRTSIGDLPVPDTAREALRSGSASRDVIVGIRPEHFEDASLVAADSPGARVDVTVDLVEQMGSDVYAYFSVEGNSADNADLEDLAKDSGQDMTGGGTQVNARLSAESKVASGQRAELYVDTSKIQIFDASSGENITH, from the coding sequence ATGGCTGAAATCGTCCTGGACCACGTGAACAAGCGGTATCCCGACGGAGCCCTGGCCGTGGAGGACTTCAACCTCACGATCGCCGACGGCGAGTTCATCATCCTCGTCGGCCCGTCGGGCTGCGGGAAGTCGACCACGCTGAACATGATCGCCGGGCTCGAGGACATCACCACCGGCGAGCTCAAGATCGACGGCACGGTCGTCAACGACAAGGCGCCGAAGGACCGCGACATCGCGATGGTGTTCCAGTCCTACGCGCTCTACCCGCACATGACGGTCTACGAGAACATGGCGTTCCCGCTGACGCTCGCCGGGATGGACAAGGCCGAGATCAAGGAGAAGGTGATGGAGGCGGCGCGGATGCTCGAGCTCGAGGCCCACCTCGACCGCAAGCCGTCCAACCTCTCCGGCGGCCAGCGCCAGCGCGTCGCCATGGGCCGCGCCATCGTGCGCAATCCCAAGGCCTTCCTCATGGACGAGCCGCTGTCGAACCTCGACGCCAAGCTGCGCGTGCAGATGCGTACCCAGGTCGCGCGGATCCAGAAGAACCTCGGCACCACCACCGTGTACGTGACCCACGACCAGACCGAGGCCATGACCTTGGGCGATCGGGTGGTCGTGATGCGCGCCGGGAAGATCCAGCAGGTGGGCTCCCCCGCCGAGCTCTACGACAACCCCGTCAACCTGTTCGTGGCCGGCTTCATCGGCAGCCCGTCGATGAACTTCCTGCCCGCCACGATCGAGGGCGACACACTGCGGACCTCGATCGGCGACCTGCCCGTGCCCGACACGGCTCGCGAGGCGTTGCGCTCGGGCAGTGCCAGCCGCGACGTGATCGTCGGCATCCGCCCCGAGCACTTCGAGGACGCCTCGCTGGTGGCCGCGGACTCCCCCGGCGCCCGGGTCGACGTCACGGTCGACCTCGTCGAGCAGATGGGCTCCGACGTCTACGCGTACTTCTCGGTCGAGGGGAACAGCGCCGACAACGCCGACCTGGAGGACCTGGCGAAGGACTCCGGTCAGGACATGACCGGCGGCGGCACGCAGGTCAACGCCCGGCTCAGCGCCGAGTCCAAGGTCGCGAGCGGCCAGCGCGCCGAGCTCTACGTCGACACCAGCAAGATCCAGATCTTCGACGCGTCCAGCGGCGAGAACATCACGCACTGA
- a CDS encoding carbohydrate ABC transporter permease, translating to MSTVIETPKTKAIWWGVNALVLIYAFVPVIWILSLSFKPDATLNDGRFFPSQFTGEHYEAIFNNNDFTRSLINSIGICLISTFIAILVGTMAAYAVARLDFPGKRLVVGASLLIAMFPQIALVTPLFKIETSLGLFDTWAGLIIPYITFALPLAIYTLSAFFREIPWELEKAAKMDGATPFQAFRKVIAPLAMPGVFTTAILVFISCWNDFLFAISLTSSERSRTVPAALSYFTGATTFEKPTQSIAAAAVVITIPIVIFVLFFQRRIVAGLTSGAVKG from the coding sequence ATGAGCACCGTGATCGAGACGCCGAAGACCAAGGCGATCTGGTGGGGCGTGAACGCGTTGGTCCTGATCTACGCCTTCGTGCCCGTCATCTGGATCCTGTCGCTGTCGTTCAAACCGGACGCCACCCTCAACGACGGGCGCTTCTTCCCGAGCCAGTTCACCGGTGAGCACTACGAGGCGATCTTCAACAACAACGACTTCACGCGTTCGCTGATCAACTCGATCGGCATCTGCCTGATCTCGACGTTCATCGCGATCCTGGTCGGCACGATGGCCGCCTACGCGGTCGCGCGGTTGGACTTCCCGGGCAAGCGGCTCGTCGTGGGCGCCTCGCTGCTGATCGCGATGTTCCCCCAGATCGCCCTGGTCACGCCGTTGTTCAAGATCGAGACCAGCCTCGGCCTCTTCGACACGTGGGCCGGCCTGATCATCCCCTACATCACGTTCGCGCTGCCGCTGGCGATCTACACCCTGAGCGCCTTCTTCCGGGAGATCCCCTGGGAGCTGGAGAAGGCCGCCAAGATGGACGGCGCCACGCCGTTCCAGGCCTTCCGCAAGGTGATCGCGCCGCTGGCCATGCCGGGTGTGTTCACCACCGCGATCCTGGTCTTCATCTCCTGCTGGAACGACTTCCTGTTCGCCATCTCGCTGACCTCCAGCGAGCGCTCACGCACCGTGCCGGCGGCGTTGAGCTACTTCACCGGCGCCACGACGTTCGAGAAGCCCACGCAGTCGATTGCCGCGGCCGCAGTGGTCATCACCATCCCGATCGTCATCTTCGTCCTGTTCTTCCAGCGCCGGATCGTTGCCGGCCTCACCAGCGGCGCCGTCAAGGGCTGA
- a CDS encoding carbohydrate ABC transporter permease, whose product MSIIEAVTETEGEDEGARIARQRHSEGKKAERRLGLMLVAPAVIIMLAVTAYPIAYAFYLSLFRADLRTPDDNKFIWFDNYATVLSSDIWWRAFGFTLLLTVVSVIFELILGMALAIVMHRTIVGRGLVRTSALVPYAIVTVVAAFSWRFAWSQGMGWLAGDSAPLTGQWSSFWIIVLAEVWKTIPFMALLLMAGLALVPEDLMKAASMDGANPWQRFWKITVPLIKPSILVAVLFRTLDAFRVFDNIYILTSGANETSSVSIIAYNNLIRGLNLGIGSTMSVLIFITIAIIAFAFVKLFGAAAPGSDEGRR is encoded by the coding sequence ATGAGCATCATCGAGGCCGTCACCGAGACCGAGGGTGAGGACGAGGGAGCGCGGATCGCGCGCCAGCGTCACAGCGAGGGCAAGAAGGCCGAGCGCCGGCTGGGCCTGATGCTCGTGGCACCCGCCGTGATCATCATGCTGGCGGTCACCGCCTACCCCATCGCCTACGCCTTCTACCTGTCGCTGTTCCGGGCCGACCTGCGCACACCAGATGACAACAAGTTCATCTGGTTCGACAACTACGCGACGGTCCTGTCCAGCGACATCTGGTGGAGGGCCTTCGGGTTCACCCTGCTGCTGACCGTCGTCAGCGTGATCTTCGAGTTGATCCTGGGCATGGCCCTGGCGATCGTCATGCACCGCACGATCGTCGGACGTGGCCTGGTGCGGACGTCGGCTCTGGTCCCCTACGCCATCGTCACCGTGGTCGCCGCCTTCAGCTGGCGCTTCGCCTGGAGTCAGGGCATGGGCTGGCTGGCCGGCGACAGCGCACCCCTGACCGGCCAGTGGAGCTCGTTCTGGATCATCGTGCTGGCCGAGGTCTGGAAGACGATCCCGTTCATGGCGCTGCTGCTCATGGCGGGCCTGGCCCTGGTGCCCGAGGACCTGATGAAGGCCGCGTCGATGGACGGCGCCAACCCGTGGCAGCGGTTCTGGAAGATCACCGTCCCGCTGATCAAGCCGTCGATCCTGGTGGCGGTGCTGTTCCGCACGCTGGACGCCTTCCGCGTCTTCGACAACATCTACATCCTGACCAGCGGCGCCAACGAGACCTCCAGCGTCTCGATCATCGCCTACAACAACCTGATCCGAGGGCTCAACCTGGGCATCGGCTCCACGATGTCGGTGCTGATCTTCATCACGATCGCGATCATCGCCTTCGCGTTCGTGAAGCTCTTCGGAGCTGCGGCACCCGGTTCCGATGAGGGGAGGCGCTGA
- a CDS encoding ABC transporter substrate-binding protein produces MTRRTKFIRRSVGLAAAATLVGALASCGSGDDGGTPVINLFGGASATGFDKIIDECNKEADGAYRIVGNLVPSDADGQREQLVRRLAAKDKGMDLLGMDVVWTAEFAEAGWIVPLNEEQTAQVTEGTLEVPLETATWKDKVYGIPKHTNAQLMWYRKSLVDKVGDGPPDTWDEMFDMAEKLKAEGDPYEIGFTGARYEGLVVGFNTILSSYGGTIVNEDSTKVTIDDKTTEALALLKRLATSGLASRSLSNSQEPEVFAQLQNENSAFSLNWPYVLAAMREANKDVAQDLGFATFPSTIAGEPSRVTVGGMNFGISEYSEHKQESYDAAMCLRSPKHQLQHALSAGEPPTLEAVFNEAEFKEAYPQAQVLLDALETASSRPISPVYQNISTIISSTLSPPSAIDPKKTTEELKTSIQDAIDGKGILP; encoded by the coding sequence GTGACAAGGCGAACGAAGTTCATCCGCCGCAGTGTCGGCCTGGCCGCCGCTGCCACGCTCGTGGGGGCCCTGGCGTCCTGCGGAAGCGGTGACGACGGCGGAACGCCCGTCATCAACCTCTTCGGCGGCGCCTCCGCCACCGGCTTCGACAAGATCATCGACGAGTGCAACAAGGAGGCCGACGGCGCCTACCGCATCGTCGGCAACCTCGTCCCGAGCGACGCCGACGGCCAGCGCGAGCAGCTGGTCCGGCGCCTCGCCGCCAAGGACAAGGGCATGGACCTGCTCGGCATGGACGTCGTGTGGACCGCCGAGTTCGCCGAGGCCGGCTGGATCGTGCCGCTGAACGAGGAGCAGACCGCCCAGGTCACCGAGGGCACCCTCGAGGTGCCGCTCGAGACGGCCACCTGGAAGGACAAGGTCTACGGCATCCCGAAGCACACCAACGCCCAGCTGATGTGGTACCGCAAGTCCTTGGTCGACAAGGTCGGCGACGGCCCGCCGGACACGTGGGACGAGATGTTCGACATGGCCGAGAAGCTCAAGGCCGAGGGCGACCCGTACGAGATCGGCTTCACGGGCGCCCGCTACGAGGGCCTGGTCGTCGGATTCAACACGATCCTGTCCTCCTACGGCGGCACGATCGTCAACGAGGACAGCACCAAGGTCACGATCGACGACAAGACCACCGAGGCGCTGGCGCTGCTGAAGCGACTGGCCACGTCGGGCCTGGCCAGCCGGTCGCTGTCGAACTCCCAGGAGCCGGAGGTGTTCGCCCAGCTGCAGAACGAGAACTCGGCGTTCAGCCTCAACTGGCCGTACGTCCTGGCCGCGATGCGCGAGGCCAACAAGGACGTCGCCCAGGACCTGGGCTTCGCCACCTTCCCCTCGACGATCGCGGGCGAGCCGTCCCGGGTCACCGTCGGCGGCATGAACTTCGGGATCAGCGAGTACAGCGAGCACAAGCAGGAGAGCTACGACGCGGCGATGTGCCTGCGCTCGCCGAAGCACCAGCTCCAGCACGCGCTGTCCGCCGGTGAGCCGCCCACGCTCGAGGCGGTGTTCAACGAGGCGGAGTTCAAGGAGGCGTACCCGCAGGCGCAGGTGCTCCTCGACGCCCTCGAGACGGCCAGTTCGCGACCGATCTCGCCGGTCTACCAGAACATCTCGACGATCATCTCGTCGACACTGTCGCCGCCGTCGGCGATCGACCCGAAGAAGACGACCGAGGAGCTCAAGACCTCGATCCAGGACGCGATCGACGGGAAGGGGATCCTGCCATGA